The Anoplopoma fimbria isolate UVic2021 breed Golden Eagle Sablefish chromosome 1, Afim_UVic_2022, whole genome shotgun sequence region TAAAATGCACTCGCTGCCTGAAGAGACTGGTCTTATGACAAccttatttttttgtaaagaataCACAAATTCACAAATGGCTTAAAAGGTCCCCTACTGAGGTAAAAGTCACTTGATATACTGGTGGTAAAATCTTGATTGTAATAAAATGAACCAACGCCCTCTTGTGGAACAGAGGGGAACTTAACATACACACTGTTTCAATAGAACTGGAGGGGAGAGTTTAGTTTCAGAACAATACATTTCATAATGTCTTTGGTTTTTGTTAAAAATTGAGgatctatataaatatatatgcgAATAATCCATTTTTGCACTTTCCTCAAGATGAACAATACATAAAAAGATTGTTGTATTTATACTTGAATCATACATGGAGGTATCCTTATATCCTATTTTAGGTTAAAAAGTATCCCTCTGAGTACTGTGGTACATTGTACCATATATGCTGTATTACTAGTATatcaaatgtacttatttatcACTTCTATGTAAGAAATAAGGGGACTTTGGGAAAATTAACACAAGGGGAAATGAAAGTGGCCTAGTTATGATTGAAAGTTAAGCAAAGAAAGTCTGTCCACTTtcattcactttcatttttctcaCGCAGTGCTTTTGTGTTATACACACTGGGGCTGCGTTCAAATGTCcacgtcattttttttttccccgaaCCACATTTTCTGTAACAAGCTGAGGGAAGAAGAAGGGTGTTTCACAGCAGGAACTCTGTGGTCAGTACCAGGCTCAGGCGGACGGTCCCGTCTCTTCAGTGGTCTCTGAGTCTTCGAGGATCTCCCAGGTGGAGGGGGAGTTGCTCATGTGGGTGGGGCTCCGGCCGCTGCCCGACCGCGTCAGGAAGCCAAAGCTGCAGCCGAAAGAGTAGAAAAGACAGGCCTGAGGTCAGATCTGCTCTCAGGGATTACAGCTAAATATAGTCCAGGATTGAGGGAGATCTCAGGACAGTGACAGcgtcagcagagagagagagagatgagaccGATGCTTTAAATCACAGATAATGTCTGCTGTGTTGTTATTGCTCTTGCTTTGCATTTAATGAGGGTTGTAATGGGTTTGAGTGCTCAGTTGTTAGAAATGAATGTCGTATCATTCTTAATAAATGCTCTCTACTTGTTTCTCTTGGAGACTGTAGGctgcaaaaaaagtattttatgtttcttattAAATTTTAGATATATTGTCGCCCAAGTGAtaatgcaaaatgcaaaacagatgTATGAGACTGGTTGTCTAATAAAGCCCAAAAAGCCCCATATCAAATCTTGACCCAGCTGTATTTTCCGTCCTGTCCAGACAGGAGTTGTCAAGTACATTCTTctcttaattacattttcagtcagGAGGTTCAGACATAATAGTACTTTCCCAAAGATTTCCTTCCCTGCATGTTACACCCTATAATACCCGGTCCTTTTTCTTCATTAGTTGAAGCAGGTTGATCTCCTCTATCTTAATATATGCACATTTCTGAGAAAACAGACTAATCTAAGGGTAATAAATATCTatcaaaaaaatctattttgtgGATATTCTGTAATACTATGTGGTAAATGAACTCTAAATTGTGTTTTAGTGTTAACATATtgcttaaataaaacactataaGACCTTAAATTAATCCTAAATTAGGCATCATGCTTCAGCTTGTAAATAGTCTAAAATTTAAGACATTAGGGTTCACATCCCTCTGAGAACTTTGGTCACCCGTCTgatgtttctctttctccctcccgaGCTTCAAGCAAACAACATGAAGATAATCCTGAGCTTTCATGTCAGGAGAAATCCTCTGTGTCTGAGTCAGTCagataaattaaaacatatctACTGGCCCATTTAATGAGGAGCTCTACTTTGGACAAATTACTCAAGAGAAGCACACTGTATGCACATCATCTGCATTGAATTTGACAATGTAAAGCCTTTGGTCCAATGAAATCAACTTATTTCAAAGCATAAACATAAGCAGGGACAGATGCTGTTATCTAAACATAATCTCTGATATTTTGCAGACCAGCACTGTGGTTTCTAGTCTGAGCCGTGAAGTGTAACAGTGTAGGCCGAAGGTGTACTTACAGGTTTCTAATGCGTGACTCAGCTGGTTTGTCGCTGCCGTCAACTTCACAGCCGTCTACTTCACAGCCGTCTACTTCTGTCTGCCCAAACAGagatctcctctcctcctcgtcaCTGAAGGAGAAGAACCAAACAGCGATGAAAACCTTCTCTTTTGAACATATTTCTTCATTTGCCCATTATTTCTAGATATgatgtgtttagtgtttttaataatgacCTGCTGCTGCAGTCGTTGACGCCAGTGCCGAGCATCTTTGCCTTAATgagctttctcttttttttaatgacagagCGGACGGCTTCTAACAGGAAACCTGGACACCTCTCTTCATTCAGGATCtccctgcagaaacacacaatcattttcatttcaacacaaaAGTCTCTAGGAAAATGCTTTCTCTCAGAAGGTGGCAAAcaacacatgttcacacacacacacacacacacacacacacacacacacacacagtagaccCACCTCTGATAGTAGTTGAGCTCCTCCTGCACCAGGAAGAGGTTGGTTTTCAGTTCGTTCCTCTCAAAAATGATGTCTCGCACCTCCTTCTTGGTGAAACACGGCTGATCTGGATCCTTCTGATCAACTGTGGACTTTTTCTTGGACTCGCGAGCTGTTTGTCTCAAGCTGGGCTGATGGGAGAACAGAGAGACATTAGGTCATGCGGACTACAAAACTACTTAAAGATACTGTCAACAACAAACTGTCCAGGCTCTAACTCAGAGGAAagacatgatgttttttttgattGGAGTAAGTTTGAAAGCAGCTATTATCTCCTCCAGGGAGTTCATGCGATCGGtggtgtttatatgtgtgtgggtgCTTGCTTGCGACGGAGAATTAGTGTGCACCTGTGTCTGTCCATGGTTAATCTTGTATTCGGCTGCAGCACGCTGCATTATATTTTGGGTAGACAGGGGATAAGTCAATTgttggttgtattcattcattcaatcacacaatacagcagtggccTTTGTGGTTTGATCAGTAGTACCATTTCtacaaatttactttttaaatcttcagctcttttccaaaacattttagaaTTAGTGACGCAGCAGAATTAGTTAATTGTCGAGATACATTTTGACTTGCAGCTCAGGagatttttaataaatgtaaatgtatctcTGAATTTGAGAGGCAAACCCACTTAAATACACGCGAGAAGTAGATTATTATTTCACATGAAATAAAGGACGCATGAATGACGGGTTTAAGAGTCGCGCTTACAGGACTGTTGCTGTTGGTTATGTCCAGCTGTGTTTGGAGGTTTTctatctctttgtttttctccttcaggTCGGCCTCCATGTCGGCCTTCCTCTCCACGGTGCTCTTCAGCTGGGCCTGCAGCACGTTCTGCTTGTGTCGCAGCTCCGCATTCATCTTCATGAAGCGCTCCAACTGCTCCTggagctgcacacacatacacacacgcaaacaaacacacacacacacagattttaaTCATGATCAGGAGCAAGTTGACCTACTAAACAGgtttaaagtcaaacaaaaagtTTCCATATTTCCCCCAAGTTAGAAGTATAGTTAAACTCAAAAAGAACAAACCAGGGCTGAACCAAAAAGACAATCTATCTGCATCTGGCTAAAAATAACAGCAGAGTGGCTGATAATGTCTCCATTCGTGGCATTTGGACCAGAAGTCTGGGGGACGGAGAGGACAAAGAATGAAACTGTACAAGTTTAGCATTCATTTTAAGGATGAAAACTATTCTAGGCATTCCTTTGAGCAAACAGAGAAACTAGCTCAGTTTACCATCAGCTGCTTTTTCAGACTTGAGTCAACTGACTGGGagcaaaaaacagacacacacccagTTATGGCTGCTATTTAAATCACGTGCTAAACATGTCTTAACACACATAGGGACACATGCAAACACTcatacaagaacacacacagtggcTGCGAGGGGGTTAAAACTCTGCCCAGACTTGTAATAAATGCAGCTTAATCCTCAACCAGTAACTATGCAGATAATCTTTGCactccttcctctttccttgACACAGTCCTTGTCTTATGGCATGTTTATTGATGTGGTTTACATGCTGTAGcttatcttttaaaaatgcttGTGCTACACAACTATGTTGtgaacaattatttaaaaaaatatcatcttATCATGACAGTTACTTCACAAACACTCCTGTTTCTATGAGAAAGCCAAGCCTTAAGGAAACCAACCTTTGTAGCCACAGGCATAAATATTATATGTGTTTGTGGGTCCAGATGTTCTAGGTGTCATTCACTCCAGTAAAGACAACAAATTTCTTTCTACTTTTATCTTCAGGCTAGAAACCAAGTGACCGCCAGCTGCCATCAGCTGTTTCATCAATTAAATCAtggaaacatttgaaatatgatTTGAGAGCTGCTATCCATGAATGTTTTTATACGCTGAAGAAAAGTCAAATCATTCGTGTGTGTTTCTCCTTACCGCCTCTGCCTCTTTGGTTATGGTGGTTATCTCCTGGCCTTTTGCCCTCAGCTCATCTCTCTGCTTGTCCACCACCTCCTTCAGCTTCAGCATCACCTCTCGCTCCTGCCGCTGGACACGGtctgcacacataaacacacaaacaaaaagggtCAGATAAATAGCAGTGGCCCTAAATATACATCCTTTTTGGGAAACCCTCAATGCTGGCTacaattattgttataaatttAGATTAATGATCATCAATTGATGACAAAATTCAGGTTTGGAATAGGTTGTGTTATATTGTTACATtatatagtttgtttattgttaataaaGCCACTTTACTGATCTGTAGAGTTGAATAATCTATTGTGAAATAAACTAATCATGGCGAATGAGAAAAGTAGAGTGAAGGCTACATACTGGGtataaaaatattcaacaaaGCTACTTTCATTTCAGCCATTCCTACCATTTACATGGTGAAAAATAAGACCATCGTAATTATACAacttatgagaaaatgaaaccaTTGACTTAGTGGTGAGAGTGTAGTACAAACTAAATCAAGCCCTCTCCTCTAATAGATTATACAATAATTaacatgaaaataagaaatCTACACATAAGCTTATTACCACATGCTAGCTAACTGTCTTAAGTGACAGCGGACAGTGCACACAATCTTGTCGTTTTACACTGAGAATTTCAGTTCATcctaaaatagaataaaaacatacagtatctCTCACTTGCTTCAAGTAACTTGCCTCAcagattgttttggttgtttgtgaACCAGTTTTGAAATAAGCATCTCTAAAActataaaagaaacagaaatacttCATAATGCTCATGAAGCTCAGCAACATAGAAACGTGTTTGAAAAGGTGAAAAAGACTTTCCATCACCTCCATTGACGGTGATATCTCTACttgggcaacaaaaccaaaGCTATAACACAGATAGACACCATTCATAGtaagatgtttttgtttattttatgattcGGATTAACTAACTCTTTAGACATACTGGagctgcagcaaaaaaataagGCGTGTCTTTTAAACCATATATAGTCCCATAATattaaaatcttaaataaaaactgaaataatcgCTCATTTGAACTTCAAGTCCGCTGAGCGAAGCATGGGATCCCAACAGCAGTCACATTCATAACATAAAATTAATGATCACGTTCACCTTCCACATGGCCTCttgttaaataaatcacataagTATTAAGACATCATGTTTTTCCTGTCAGTACAAGAAAACAAGAGTCAGCAAAGTGACTCCACCTTCTGGCTCACGTTACTGTGTTAAGAGGAAGCCCTTCTTTCACATTATAATAACACCACTATGCCAAATTTGAATTccacaatttaatgtttttttcagtgcatcgtctttatgttttattgttcacACAACACTCTTCTGAGTCCTCTCCTACCTGTGATCACTTCTGATGCCTCACCTCACAAAATAACCATAAACAAAGCAACGACCAGTTTGACTGCTTTCAGCCCAGAGTAGATACGTCACACAGTGCACAGTCATTGGTGGGAAAACAGTACTCATGGAAAGTACTGTTACATACATTTGCATTCTGGAGGAGAAAAACTACATAGGCAAATGGCCTCAAAGTTGATTTGTTTAGAGAAGAGCTAATGGTAACCAGGGATGAGTCCTTGTACTCTAGGGATCATCTTGGCACTCACACCAAATTCAGTTCCAATTCTCAAGTAATAATGTTTAAAGAGTGCTAGATTGTTTTTGTGATAtccacatttatttgttttatgtatcTCAAACTTTTTGTAACCCACACTGGGTATTGAGAGCCATCCTAAAAACACCAAGGCTTCACCATTTCTAGTTTTGATCGTCCATTCAACTCTCAAAGATGGAAGAAATCCCCATGATTCCCTCAGGCtttatgaaatgttaatgtACATCTTCATTTTTGGGTTGGGATTTAAACTGTCATTTGAGCATATAAACAATATGTAGCATGGATTGATGAAAGGATGCTTTTGCGATGATGTATTTTGGAGCTGATTTGGCTTACCCAAATGTCCAGTTTTCAAAAACCCATAGCATATTTAACACTCAACAATAAAAACCTGGGACCTACCTTCCTGTGCATGGCTGCCCTTCAGTCTGCTCTGCAGCTCCCCTCTGTCCACCTGGAGCTGCTGTACCTGGGCCTCCAGCTCCTCACACCTCTGTCTCCACTGCTGCtccttctgctgcagctcctgttGAAGAAGATGGAAGACAGACTGTAAAACCATAACCTCAGAGATGTGATactaaacttaaaaaaaaataaaaaatgatgtaatgCCCTTTGTGCTGTTAAAATCTCATGAGCATGTAAATATTTGGATCCAGCTAAATAAGTTGTGTCCAAGCGGGTGTGTCATTTTGCTGTTAAGTCAATACAgatgttttgttgaaatgtttccaaCACATCTCAGTAGATAATTCTGACTTCTGAGAACCACACCTCTTGATTTACTTTCTCAGTAATGATAATAACACTGTCCGTCATGCATTGATACTACCTATCAAAGTTTATAGAGTTTGACATGCGGATGATGGATAAGCACTACCAGATGAGATTTCATAGGAAGGAGAATTGGCAACAATGTAGGTTAAATggcaaaaatctaaaatgttgttAAGTCTTTAATGGTATGATCAAAGTATTTAAAACaattcctttcttttccttcaccaaaaacatttaaaagattaGTTGTCACACAGTCCCACAACAACGAAGTTCTTTGGTGTGTTATTTAACCATAACACAGCCTAGTACAAGTGCATGCTCCTGCAGAGATAGTACAGTAACAACTTCCCTCTGGCTTTGTTACTCGTGTCAAAGCAGctttttactgtctttttttatgtcccaCATGTACTAGGTCAGagagcatgcatttcacttaCTTACAACACACTTATAACATTGACGCATTACTTGTATGCAGCATGACCAGAGATGTATAATGGAGTGTATTCAAGTACCAGTTAACATTTGCAGTTTGGGAGCATTGGAGtagttatttttctatttgtaaaCTATGTTTGACACCAATATGACTCTTTGTCTACTTTGCATAATGAAGTGTTACATAGTAGGCCATGTTGAACAACCATATGAATGGATTCTGCTTGGGGGCCCCAGGGCAGAATTAAGCATCTGAGGTCATGTTAACCCCTGATATAACAATGACGTGCATATTCCCAATCACTGTCTGTTAACTGAATTGCCATAAACCACTTAAACTACCTAGTGGCCTTTGTCCCATTGGTAGCCCAATGTACAACACACAATATGCTAGTCAGAATAGTTAGCATTAATGCCATACACTAACTCATAAACCATTTTTTccccattattttttttatataataaccGAGTAGTCTGCTTtaactttaataaataacacCAATAAGTGAATTTAGGCTACTGCTAATACTTTACTTATACATATTAATAACATGTCTGACTGTATGGCTTCCCCTAAGCAGCATTGCtgattagctagctagcttctTTTGAACTTGCTAGCTGTAGCTAATATTAGTTATACACTACTCATAATTCTGGAATTGCTTGCAAAAATCCCCAGTGTTGAATTTTTCTAGTTTAATATACTTTCTGGGTGTTTTGTTAACATGCTGTTAaacgttacacacacacaaaaaggtaACATTAAACATTGTTTAATGTACCAACTGTTAACCGTTCAGCTAGAACGCCTACAGTAACGGTCACTCCGCGGTTGCCTTGGCAACACGGGGCGGCAGGGTTAACGGTCAGTAGCACTGAGTGAGTCAGTTAGGAGTTAACTGACAACCAGCGCACGGTAGGTAGTTTGTGTCGGAGGCCCCAGACAgtcaacacacagagaaagacgGTCCGTTTGGTACTTTTGGAGTATAAaccttcatttgttttcactaatatatatatatatcatacattTGGGAGTCGTAACGGTAAGTTAATTCGACGTTGCTTTTAACGACACAAACACGGAGGGCTTAAAGGCACCATACGCTCCCACGTCTCTCACCCGTATTTCATGTTTATCGTGAACCTCGTCGCTCTCCTTCCCCGCTCGTTTCTTCTGCTGTTGCAGCTGTATGGTCTCAAACGCCTTAAGCAGCTCTTCCTCCTTCACTTTGTGAGCATGGTTCCTCGACGCGAAGTTCTCCAGGAGCTCCAGCACCTTCACTATTTTGGGCACCAGACCCACGACGCTGTCTTTGCCGCAGCCGTCGATCAGCCTCTCCACCTCGGTGCCGATGAGCTTGGCTATTTCATACACGTCGTCCACAGTCAGCGAGGAGAAAGTCCTGTGGAAACAGCCCTCCGTGTGTGCTGCTTCAGGTGCCTCCATGTCCGAGTCAGAAGAGCTCACTTCTCATGAACGAAACCCGTCAGCGCGACATGACAGCAAAGCCGTAAAAACTGCTTATTATAGATGCTTGCAAATGTGAAAGCAACACACGAGTGCAGAGGGAAAGTTTAAAGTGCACACAGTGTTGAGCCCACGCTGCAGACACGCCTCAACTTGACTTGCATCCTTTCAAACAACACGTCTTGCATTTTTAATGTTTGCTCACAATAACACGGCCTGccaaaagagggaaaaaatacaagaacatCGAGTACTCCGCGGTAAACTACACTACAAGTACAAGGCTGGACAGTCCAGGGCAGTACTCTGTGCAGGATCCTCCTACTTTTCTGACCAATGTAATTcgagtatacacacacacacacacacacacgactacATGCAGAGACTCGCCTGCCAGGTCGAGCATACTGATGCATGCACCAGAGCGTGAACATTGTATTTCCTCTGCTGATCTGCAGTCATGAATGCTGACCTAttagtcaaataaatgtcaattaaataagtaaaagtgaGGCAGAAAACTACACCTACACAGGCTAAACTCCAGTATTACTCCATTGTGCCAGACTTAAAAGcagtaaagacatttttttaatttttttttttttgaatggcaGGCCcatatttttaaaggtttttttctgGTATCCAAATAGCTGAAGTGTGCTTGAGCAGCTCACTGAAACCAAAGCCAGCTATTTCACTGGAGGCGGTGTTGACCTCTGGGTTCTCCACAAAAGGGAAGCAAGCCAAAAACACTTCCACGCAGTTAaaattaacataaatgtttcacttttctttttgttacaCACTGTTTTATTAAGCAATTAGAATAACAGCACATCACAACATCACATGAcaaatttttataaaaaaaactgatctttatttaaatccaaGTTACAATGTTGATGGTGTACAGTACAACATAGTAACAGGGCATTACGGACATGAAAATACAACTTTCAATTTCATTTCTCAAGGGCAAAGGGGAAATAAGTCTTCACCATTTTGAAACAAAGTTAGTTATCAAATATTACCCCAAAGTATTGTGTACTACAAactacacacaaatgcacttatACTTAGATGTACcacaagaaacaaaatattgaaaGACTGCATCTTATTGAAGAAGCTTTACTGTAATAATGGAGGTAAGAGTggggaacaaaacaaactttgtagaaaatatcaaaaaaaaaaagttctaaaaAAGTCCCAAAGCCTTTACATAAAAATTTCCAAACATCACAGTTGCGTGTTCAACAGAAATATTACAAGGACTCTTCTGGGCTGGCTCCACATGATTGTGGCAGAGCTATCTACAAAATGTGAGGAGAGCAGTACGTCAGCTCTCAGGCATACATGTCCTCACGGTCCGCATTATAGATCTCACCCTCCTGGAGTGAGGCAAAGTTTAGGAAGTGCGAGGGCCGGTGGACTTCGTGGTAGAACTCCTTGGGGTTGGCCAGCTGTAGGTCGTACTTCATGTTGGGGTCATGGCGCACACCTGGAACAAGATGATCAAAAGAGGTTATTTAAAAATCACCTATTCTGCCAATTTTAAATAAGATACAAACAAGAACCAAATTTCATCTaattaaagtgacaaatagaaGGACctctgataaataaataaactatggCTACTGACCCATGAAGTTGTAGTTCCAGGACACCTGTCCGGGCACCATGAAGAAGCCCAGGAAGCGATCAGAGAGCAGCATCTGCA contains the following coding sequences:
- the rilp gene encoding RILP-like protein 1 gives rise to the protein MEAPEAAHTEGCFHRTFSSLTVDDVYEIAKLIGTEVERLIDGCGKDSVVGLVPKIVKVLELLENFASRNHAHKVKEEELLKAFETIQLQQQKKRAGKESDEVHDKHEIRELQQKEQQWRQRCEELEAQVQQLQVDRGELQSRLKGSHAQEDRVQRQEREVMLKLKEVVDKQRDELRAKGQEITTITKEAEALQEQLERFMKMNAELRHKQNVLQAQLKSTVERKADMEADLKEKNKEIENLQTQLDITNSNSPPSLRQTARESKKKSTVDQKDPDQPCFTKKEVRDIIFERNELKTNLFLVQEELNYYQREILNEERCPGFLLEAVRSVIKKKRKLIKAKMLGTGVNDCSSSDEEERRSLFGQTEVDGCEVDGCEVDGSDKPAESRIRNLFGFLTRSGSGRSPTHMSNSPSTWEILEDSETTEETGPSA